One part of the Micrococcus sp. 2A genome encodes these proteins:
- a CDS encoding lysophospholipid acyltransferase family protein has protein sequence MSTFYWSAKTFVVAPATRVLFRPWVKGLGNVPASGPAILACNHLSVSDSVFMPAMLDRQVHFLAKKEYFTGPGVKGWVTRKFFEAANQLPMDRSGGAASLRSLEAGVDCLRRGDLLGIYPEGTRSPDGRLHRGKIGVAKLALATGAPVVPIAMIGTDRVQPIGRSLPSIRRLGMIFGEPLDFSDRVADADDPRVLREVTDEVMEAIRRLSGQEYVDAYAGDVKAGRAVAPPRRRPGA, from the coding sequence GTGTCCACGTTCTACTGGTCCGCCAAGACCTTCGTCGTGGCCCCCGCCACCCGCGTGCTGTTCCGCCCCTGGGTCAAGGGCCTGGGCAACGTCCCGGCGTCCGGCCCGGCGATCCTCGCGTGCAACCACCTCTCCGTCTCGGACTCCGTGTTCATGCCGGCGATGCTCGACCGCCAGGTGCACTTCCTGGCGAAGAAGGAGTACTTCACCGGACCCGGCGTCAAGGGCTGGGTCACCCGGAAGTTCTTCGAGGCCGCCAACCAGCTGCCCATGGACCGCTCGGGCGGGGCCGCCTCCCTGCGCTCGCTCGAGGCAGGCGTGGACTGCCTGCGCCGGGGGGACCTGTTGGGCATCTACCCCGAGGGGACCCGCAGCCCGGACGGGCGGCTGCACCGCGGCAAGATCGGCGTGGCGAAGCTCGCCCTGGCCACCGGCGCCCCCGTGGTGCCGATCGCCATGATCGGCACGGACCGCGTGCAGCCGATCGGACGCAGCCTGCCCTCGATCCGCCGCCTCGGGATGATCTTCGGCGAGCCCCTGGACTTCTCCGACCGCGTCGCGGACGCGGACGACCCGCGCGTCCTGCGCGAGGTCACTGACGAGGTCATGGAGGCGATCCGCCGGCTCTCCGGCCAGGAGTACGTGGATGCGTACGCCGGGGACGTGAAGGCGGGCCGCGCCGTGGCCCCGCCCCGGAGACGCCCGGGCGCGTGA
- a CDS encoding 3-deoxy-7-phosphoheptulonate synthase class II yields the protein MSSDPRDQILAFGTAITEGAADTPGLDDWRSLPITQAPSWADREDYEAAVAELSTVPPLVFAGEVDVLRTRLAAVARGEAFLLQGGDCAETFAGSTANRISARVKTILQMSAVLTYGASMPVVKMGRIAGQFAKPRSSDTETRDGVTLPSFRGEIVNGYEFTEEARRHDARRMVRAYHTAASTLNLVRAFTQGGFADLRSVHQWNQGFMANPAYAQYEELAAEIDRAVRFMDAAGVDFEAMRRTEFYSAHEALLLDYERALTRVDSRSGDPYATSAHFLWIGERTRDVAGAHVDYLSRVRNPIGVKLGPTTTAADALELAEKLDPEREPGRLTFITRMGAGVIRDVLPGIVEGVRDAGVQPVWVTDPMHGNTVTAANGYKTRRFEDVMDEVSGFFEVHRALGTHPGGMHVELTGDDVAECLGGSEPVNEADFDARYETLCDPRLNHQQSLEMAFAVTDALSHPERG from the coding sequence ATGAGTTCGGACCCCCGCGATCAGATCCTGGCCTTCGGCACCGCCATCACGGAGGGCGCCGCGGACACCCCGGGCCTCGACGACTGGCGCTCGCTGCCCATCACGCAGGCCCCCTCCTGGGCGGACCGGGAGGACTACGAGGCGGCCGTCGCCGAGCTGAGCACCGTGCCCCCGCTCGTCTTCGCCGGCGAGGTGGACGTGCTGCGCACCCGCCTGGCCGCCGTGGCCCGCGGTGAGGCGTTCCTCCTTCAGGGCGGCGACTGCGCCGAGACCTTCGCCGGCTCCACCGCCAACCGCATCAGCGCCCGCGTGAAGACCATCCTCCAGATGTCCGCCGTGCTCACCTACGGGGCGTCGATGCCCGTGGTGAAGATGGGGCGGATCGCCGGGCAGTTCGCCAAGCCGCGCTCCTCGGACACCGAGACCCGCGACGGGGTCACCCTGCCGAGCTTCCGCGGGGAGATCGTGAACGGCTACGAGTTCACGGAGGAGGCGCGCCGCCACGACGCGCGGCGCATGGTGCGGGCCTACCACACGGCCGCCTCCACCCTGAACCTGGTGCGAGCGTTCACGCAGGGCGGCTTCGCGGACCTGCGCAGCGTCCACCAGTGGAACCAGGGGTTCATGGCCAACCCCGCGTACGCGCAGTACGAGGAGCTCGCGGCGGAGATCGACCGCGCCGTCCGGTTCATGGACGCCGCCGGCGTGGACTTCGAGGCGATGCGCCGCACCGAGTTCTACTCCGCGCACGAGGCGCTGCTCCTCGACTACGAGCGTGCGCTGACGCGCGTGGACTCCCGCAGCGGCGACCCCTACGCCACGAGCGCGCACTTCCTGTGGATCGGGGAGCGCACGCGCGACGTGGCCGGCGCCCACGTGGACTACCTCTCCCGCGTCCGCAACCCGATCGGCGTGAAGCTCGGCCCCACCACGACGGCGGCGGACGCGCTCGAGCTCGCGGAGAAGCTGGACCCGGAGCGCGAGCCCGGCCGCCTCACCTTCATCACGCGCATGGGGGCGGGCGTCATCCGCGACGTCCTCCCCGGGATCGTGGAGGGCGTGCGCGATGCGGGCGTGCAGCCGGTGTGGGTCACCGATCCCATGCACGGCAACACGGTCACCGCCGCGAACGGCTACAAGACGCGCCGCTTCGAGGACGTCATGGACGAGGTCAGCGGATTCTTCGAGGTGCACCGCGCCCTCGGCACCCACCCGGGCGGCATGCACGTGGAGCTCACGGGCGACGACGTGGCCGAGTGCCTCGGCGGCTCGGAGCCGGTGAACGAGGCCGACTTCGACGCGCGCTACGAGACCCTGTGCGACCCGCGGCTGAACCATCAGCAGTCGCTCGAGATGGCGTTCGCCGTCACCGACGCGCTCTCCCACCCCGAGCGCGGCTGA
- a CDS encoding Rv2175c family DNA-binding protein, translated as MTIPSSDSRVPADAIPAELDALVGEWLALPDVAERLDVVVTRVHSLVKDRRLIAVRRPDPAVRAVPALFLDEEGILDSLRGTLVLLQDAGYNDAEALRWLFTPDESLPGRPIDALRGGHKTEVRRRAQALAW; from the coding sequence GTGACCATTCCTTCCTCAGACTCCCGCGTCCCCGCCGACGCCATCCCCGCCGAGCTCGATGCCCTCGTGGGCGAGTGGCTCGCGCTGCCCGACGTCGCCGAGCGGCTCGACGTCGTGGTGACGCGCGTGCACTCCCTCGTGAAGGACCGCCGCCTCATCGCCGTCCGTCGTCCCGATCCCGCGGTGCGCGCCGTCCCGGCGCTCTTCCTCGACGAGGAGGGGATCCTCGACTCCCTGCGCGGCACGCTCGTGCTCCTGCAGGACGCCGGGTACAACGACGCCGAGGCCCTGCGCTGGCTCTTCACACCGGACGAGTCCCTCCCTGGCCGCCCGATCGACGCGCTGCGCGGCGGACACAAGACCGAGGTGCGGCGGCGCGCGCAGGCACTCGCCTGGTGA
- a CDS encoding alpha/beta fold hydrolase, with protein MVQHSEVRAEHRPFRLPPAAPARVPHTVVMLHGFTSGPHSVRAWAEGLAAAGSEVAVPLLPGHGTHWRDLADTPAPEIRAAVRRTVDAELARGLPVVVAGLSLGGALALDAAAHRPVAGVLLVNPALRFASPLAPTAPLLRHVVPTVASIANDVADPEADELAYERTPVAGVAAVGAIQRAARRGLGRVTAPVTVFRSARDAVVPAASHRTLLRGLRRAPVQVVPLPRSRHVATMDLDRELLVERSRTAVAGAVQGLLR; from the coding sequence ATGGTCCAGCACTCCGAAGTCCGCGCCGAGCACCGCCCGTTCCGCCTGCCCCCCGCCGCGCCCGCCCGCGTGCCGCACACCGTGGTGATGCTGCACGGCTTCACCTCCGGTCCCCACTCCGTGCGGGCGTGGGCCGAGGGCCTCGCGGCGGCGGGCTCCGAGGTCGCCGTCCCGCTGCTCCCCGGCCACGGCACCCACTGGCGCGACCTCGCGGACACCCCCGCCCCTGAGATCCGGGCGGCCGTGCGCCGGACCGTCGACGCCGAGCTCGCCCGCGGGCTGCCGGTCGTCGTCGCAGGCCTGTCCCTGGGCGGCGCCCTGGCCCTCGACGCCGCCGCGCACCGGCCGGTGGCGGGCGTCCTGCTCGTGAACCCCGCCCTGCGCTTCGCAAGCCCGCTCGCCCCGACCGCACCGCTGCTGCGGCACGTGGTGCCCACCGTGGCCTCGATCGCCAACGACGTGGCCGACCCCGAGGCGGACGAGCTCGCGTACGAGCGCACGCCGGTGGCCGGCGTCGCGGCCGTGGGCGCGATCCAGCGGGCGGCGCGCCGCGGGCTCGGCCGGGTCACGGCTCCCGTGACGGTCTTCCGCTCGGCGCGCGACGCCGTCGTCCCCGCCGCGAGCCACCGCACCCTCCTGCGCGGACTGCGCCGCGCGCCCGTCCAGGTGGTGCCCCTGCCGCGCAGTCGGCACGTGGCCACGATGGACCTCGACAGGGAGCTGCTGGTCGAGCGCAGCCGGACCGCCGTCGCCGGCGCCGTGCAGGGGCTCCTGCGGTAG
- a CDS encoding LysM peptidoglycan-binding domain-containing protein, producing the protein MPLSARTPARRRLRSALAGGAVPLMLLAAVPAQSQAAETTYTVRPGDGWWVISERTGVSMSTLWSLNGMSASTMLHPGMVLKTGAAASTPAPAPTTGSGTYTVRPGDGWWVISERTGVSMSTLWSLNGMSASTMLHPGMVLKTGAAASTPAPAPTTGSGTYTVRPGDGWWVISERTGVSMSTLWSLNGMSASTMLHPGMVLKTGAAASAPAPAPTPTPAPAPTTGSTVRYTVVTGDTLWGISQRFEVSISQLLSLNRITAESILRPGQVLVISNGAVAPQPVSDVQPIGNTFLHYTYPPHVTAAANENYRLLQSVPVPSREQMQQIVRETAAKMGVDPRLALAHAYTESRFNQRAVSPANAIGTMQVIPVTGEFASQLVGRKLNLLDPYDNVTAGIAYIKYIQARTPTLELGIGAYYQGLGGVLRDGPRPDTVDYIAKVKAAMAMF; encoded by the coding sequence GTGCCCCTCTCCGCTCGCACCCCCGCCCGCCGCCGCCTGCGCTCCGCACTCGCCGGCGGAGCCGTCCCCCTGATGCTCCTGGCCGCCGTCCCGGCGCAGTCCCAGGCCGCTGAGACCACCTACACCGTGCGCCCCGGCGACGGCTGGTGGGTCATCTCGGAGCGCACCGGCGTCTCCATGTCCACCCTGTGGTCCCTCAACGGGATGAGCGCCTCCACGATGCTCCACCCCGGCATGGTCCTGAAGACCGGCGCGGCCGCCTCCACCCCGGCCCCCGCGCCGACCACCGGGTCCGGCACCTACACCGTGCGCCCCGGCGACGGCTGGTGGGTCATCTCGGAGCGCACCGGCGTCTCCATGTCCACCCTGTGGTCCCTCAACGGGATGAGCGCCTCCACGATGCTCCACCCCGGCATGGTCCTGAAGACCGGCGCGGCCGCCTCCACCCCGGCCCCCGCGCCGACCACCGGGTCCGGCACCTACACCGTGCGCCCCGGCGACGGCTGGTGGGTCATCTCGGAGCGCACCGGCGTCTCCATGTCCACCCTGTGGTCCCTCAACGGGATGAGCGCCTCCACGATGCTCCACCCCGGCATGGTCCTGAAGACCGGCGCGGCCGCCTCCGCCCCGGCCCCCGCGCCGACCCCGACGCCCGCCCCCGCGCCGACCACCGGGTCCACCGTGCGCTACACCGTGGTCACCGGCGACACCCTGTGGGGCATCTCCCAGCGCTTCGAGGTCTCCATCTCCCAGCTGCTCAGCCTGAACAGGATCACCGCGGAGTCCATCCTGCGGCCCGGCCAGGTGCTCGTGATCTCCAACGGCGCCGTGGCCCCGCAGCCCGTCTCGGACGTCCAGCCGATCGGCAACACCTTCCTGCACTACACGTACCCGCCGCACGTGACCGCCGCGGCCAACGAGAACTACCGCCTGCTCCAGTCCGTGCCGGTGCCCTCCCGCGAGCAGATGCAGCAGATCGTCCGCGAGACGGCCGCCAAGATGGGCGTCGACCCGCGCCTGGCCCTGGCCCACGCGTACACCGAGTCGCGCTTCAACCAGCGGGCGGTCTCCCCCGCCAACGCGATCGGCACGATGCAGGTCATCCCCGTGACGGGCGAGTTCGCGTCCCAGCTGGTGGGCCGGAAGCTGAACCTGCTGGACCCGTACGACAACGTGACGGCAGGCATCGCGTACATCAAGTACATCCAGGCCCGCACGCCCACCCTCGAGCTGGGGATCGGCGCCTACTACCAGGGCCTCGGCGGCGTGCTGCGCGACGGCCCCCGCCCGGACACCGTGGACTACATCGCCAAGGTGAAGGCCGCGATGGCCATGTTCTGA
- the pknB gene encoding Stk1 family PASTA domain-containing Ser/Thr kinase: MSSTRRDPLVGGIVDGRYEVRDRLARGGMSTVYRAVDLRLDREVALKVMHPHLAEDPALVGRFEREAKTAARLSHPHVVAVLDQGHTDDGDGGVLAYLVMELVPGHTLRTVIREDAPLTPREALDVLAPAVDGLAAAHHAGLVHRDVKPENVLVSTDGRITVADFGLSRAATTHTATGQALVGTPAYLAPELITGGTADARADVYAAGIVLFELLTGRQPYPAATPIRVAYRHVHERVPVPSSVVPGLPEPLDDLVLWCTEPDPADRPADAGALLTELRSLAVRLTPEELDHRPHGHPVPVDDETRVLASAPRHSGDPETAVLDAVHGASTPRSSPAPAPSASPAPAADPAPLPRTDPPASRDRPDMREPAASRARPAATPRPPRPAREGRRAARRAEVPLGEGAGRTVAIGTAVTLLLTGAALLLGWTLGSGGAPLGAAGVAVMPALEGLDRATAEERLAHARVAVEVSARADERYSDGTVAAAAPAAGAPLAPGTRVELTVSTGPAPVSVPDLTGSTIRRAHARAAEGHLRVSVAERRTDREVPAGTVLLQTPAAGAQAAPDSAVRVVVSAGPARRVVPELGGQDVARARAALEELGFTVRVHEAPLTPLRERSPVVARQSPAAGTELDEGTAVEVWGL, from the coding sequence ATGAGCAGCACACGCCGCGACCCCCTCGTCGGGGGCATCGTCGACGGCCGCTACGAGGTCCGGGACCGCCTCGCCCGCGGCGGCATGTCCACGGTCTACCGGGCCGTGGACCTGCGCCTCGACCGCGAGGTCGCGCTCAAGGTCATGCACCCGCACCTCGCGGAGGACCCGGCCCTCGTGGGCCGCTTCGAACGCGAGGCGAAGACCGCCGCCCGGCTCTCGCACCCGCACGTCGTCGCGGTGCTGGACCAGGGGCACACCGACGACGGCGACGGCGGGGTGCTGGCCTACCTCGTCATGGAGCTCGTGCCGGGCCACACGCTGCGCACGGTGATCCGTGAGGACGCGCCGCTGACCCCGCGCGAGGCCCTCGACGTCCTCGCCCCGGCGGTGGACGGCCTGGCGGCGGCCCACCATGCGGGGCTCGTGCACCGGGATGTGAAGCCGGAGAACGTCCTGGTCTCCACGGACGGGCGGATCACCGTGGCAGACTTCGGCCTCTCCCGCGCGGCCACCACCCACACCGCCACGGGCCAGGCGCTCGTGGGCACGCCGGCCTACCTCGCCCCGGAGCTCATCACGGGCGGGACCGCGGACGCCCGCGCCGACGTGTACGCGGCGGGCATCGTGCTCTTCGAGCTGCTCACGGGCCGGCAGCCCTATCCGGCGGCGACCCCCATCCGCGTGGCCTACCGGCACGTGCACGAGCGCGTGCCCGTGCCGTCCTCGGTGGTCCCCGGGCTGCCCGAGCCCCTCGACGACCTCGTCCTGTGGTGCACGGAGCCGGACCCCGCGGATCGTCCCGCCGACGCCGGGGCGCTCCTCACCGAGCTGCGCTCCCTGGCCGTGCGGCTCACGCCCGAGGAGTTGGACCACCGTCCCCACGGCCATCCTGTCCCGGTGGACGACGAGACGCGGGTGCTGGCCTCTGCGCCGCGGCACTCCGGCGACCCCGAGACCGCCGTGCTCGACGCCGTCCACGGCGCCTCCACGCCCCGCTCCTCCCCGGCGCCCGCACCGTCGGCATCCCCGGCACCGGCGGCGGACCCGGCGCCGCTCCCGCGCACGGACCCGCCCGCGTCGCGAGACCGTCCTGACATGCGGGAGCCCGCCGCGTCCCGCGCGCGCCCCGCGGCCACCCCCCGTCCCCCCCGTCCGGCCCGTGAGGGCCGTCGCGCCGCGCGCCGGGCCGAGGTGCCGCTCGGCGAGGGGGCCGGCAGGACGGTGGCGATCGGCACGGCGGTCACCCTCCTGCTCACCGGTGCCGCGCTGCTCCTGGGATGGACGCTCGGCTCGGGCGGTGCCCCGCTCGGCGCGGCCGGCGTCGCCGTCATGCCGGCGCTCGAGGGGCTGGACCGCGCCACGGCGGAGGAGCGGCTCGCCCATGCCCGTGTGGCGGTCGAGGTCTCGGCCCGGGCCGACGAGCGCTACTCGGACGGCACGGTCGCGGCCGCCGCTCCGGCCGCGGGAGCCCCGCTGGCCCCGGGCACGCGCGTGGAGCTGACCGTCTCCACCGGCCCGGCCCCCGTGTCCGTCCCGGACCTGACGGGCTCCACCATCAGGCGGGCCCACGCGCGCGCCGCCGAAGGGCACCTGCGGGTGAGCGTGGCGGAGCGGCGGACCGACCGCGAGGTCCCGGCCGGCACCGTGCTCCTCCAGACCCCGGCCGCCGGAGCGCAGGCCGCGCCGGACTCCGCGGTCCGCGTGGTGGTGTCCGCGGGTCCGGCGCGCCGCGTCGTGCCCGAGCTCGGCGGGCAGGACGTGGCCCGGGCCCGGGCCGCCCTCGAGGAGCTGGGCTTCACGGTGCGCGTCCACGAGGCCCCGCTCACGCCGCTGCGGGAGCGCTCCCCCGTCGTGGCGCGCCAGAGCCCTGCCGCCGGGACGGAGCTGGACGAGGGCACCGCCGTCGAGGTCTGGGGCCTCTGA
- a CDS encoding polyprenyl synthetase family protein, translated as MPDAATLSPSPADAPSPDTHRAAVAARLEEILDRRRDDARAIHPGAVPVVDAIARLTSGGKRLRAVLCWLGWRAAGADPADPRIVTAGAAFELFQAAALIHDDILDRSDTRRGMPSVHRHFEATHRAAGWRHEAEHFGVSAAILAGDVCLALSDEAFAEAIAGSPRAGRARAEMERMRFEVMAGQYLDVLAEMTPPDPDPAEAVRSAATVVEFKSARYSAVHPLALGALLAGAEDALLEAFAAVSLPFGLAFQYHDDLLGVFGDPALTGKPSGDDLREGKRTVLIARAAALLDPAEAEALDADLGDADLADDRVAHWQRRLEECGARAAVAADVDRLSAEATAGVAAWEGLGVEDAVCSAVSGLIDAFTRRSA; from the coding sequence ATGCCCGACGCCGCGACCCTGAGCCCCTCCCCCGCCGACGCGCCCTCGCCGGACACCCACCGCGCCGCCGTCGCGGCCCGGCTCGAGGAGATCCTGGACCGACGGCGGGACGACGCGCGGGCGATCCACCCCGGGGCCGTGCCGGTGGTGGACGCCATCGCCCGGCTCACCTCGGGCGGCAAGCGCCTGCGCGCCGTGCTGTGCTGGCTGGGCTGGCGCGCCGCCGGCGCGGACCCGGCCGACCCGCGCATCGTGACGGCAGGGGCCGCCTTCGAGCTCTTCCAGGCGGCGGCGCTCATCCACGACGACATCCTGGACCGCTCGGACACGCGCCGCGGCATGCCCAGCGTGCACCGGCACTTCGAGGCGACGCACCGCGCGGCGGGATGGCGTCACGAGGCGGAGCACTTCGGCGTCTCCGCGGCCATCCTGGCCGGCGACGTGTGCCTGGCCCTGAGCGACGAGGCGTTCGCCGAGGCGATCGCCGGCTCGCCGCGGGCGGGCCGGGCTCGTGCGGAGATGGAGCGGATGCGCTTCGAGGTGATGGCCGGCCAGTACCTGGACGTCCTCGCGGAGATGACGCCCCCGGACCCGGATCCCGCCGAGGCCGTGCGTTCCGCGGCCACCGTCGTGGAGTTCAAGTCGGCCCGCTACTCGGCCGTGCACCCCCTCGCCCTGGGCGCACTGCTCGCCGGGGCCGAGGACGCCCTCCTGGAGGCGTTCGCGGCGGTCTCGCTGCCGTTCGGCCTGGCCTTCCAGTATCACGACGACCTGCTGGGCGTCTTCGGCGACCCTGCCCTCACGGGCAAGCCGAGTGGAGACGACCTGCGGGAGGGCAAGCGGACGGTCCTGATCGCGCGGGCCGCGGCGCTCCTCGACCCCGCCGAGGCGGAGGCCCTGGACGCCGACCTGGGCGACGCCGACCTCGCGGACGACCGGGTGGCCCACTGGCAGCGCCGCCTGGAGGAGTGCGGCGCGCGCGCCGCGGTGGCGGCCGACGTCGACCGGCTCTCCGCCGAGGCGACCGCGGGGGTCGCCGCCTGGGAGGGGCTGGGCGTGGAGGACGCGGTCTGCTCTGCGGTGAGCGGGCTGATCGACGCGTTCACCCGCCGCTCCGCCTGA
- a CDS encoding AMP-dependent synthetase/ligase — translation MREVSEPYHPRLAPEANITDVLERQARERPDAALFAVPEGEGGWRDVTAAQARDRVAEFARGLMAAGIGPGDRVGLMAATRLEWTLVDFAIWYAGAVTVPIYETSSASQVAWILEDSGVRAVVADTAERAKTVRDAVHREGLDALVGLWTMDAPDGEPGAGLDELTRLGADVTEADLEARRSATHLADLATIIYTSGTTGRPKGCELTHGNFAELVNQTLSSSLGEVVTEDASTVLFIPLAHVFARFVSVLTVGAGARCGHVADLAQLSGSLQSFQPTFLLAVPRVFEKIYNAALLSAQSGGKGRIFERGADIAVRYSKALDSGKVPVPLRVSRAFYSALIYRRIRTAMGGRLRYAVSGGGPLSPDLAHFFRGLGVTILEGYGLTETTAPVTVGRPGGLRIGTVGLPLGGNEVRIAEDGEILTRGTSLMRGYHNRPEADAEAFEDGWFRTGDFGSLDDDGYLRITGRKKEILVTAGGKNVAPAQLEDAIRSDALISQVMVVGDAKPFVAAIVTLDAETLPAWLAAHGLPRTLDVAAAAREEKVRAHIQAAVDRANATVSRAEGIREFRILDRDFSQDEGHMTPSLKMKRAAILRDFQKEIEDIYAGAAPRP, via the coding sequence ATGCGCGAAGTCAGCGAGCCCTACCACCCCCGGCTGGCGCCGGAGGCCAACATCACCGACGTCCTGGAGCGCCAGGCCCGCGAACGCCCGGACGCCGCGCTCTTCGCCGTGCCCGAGGGCGAGGGCGGCTGGCGGGACGTCACCGCGGCGCAGGCCCGGGACCGCGTCGCCGAGTTCGCCCGCGGGCTCATGGCCGCCGGCATCGGTCCCGGGGACCGCGTGGGCCTCATGGCCGCCACGCGCCTGGAGTGGACGCTGGTGGACTTCGCCATCTGGTACGCCGGCGCCGTCACCGTGCCGATCTACGAGACCTCGTCCGCCTCCCAGGTGGCCTGGATCCTCGAGGACTCCGGTGTTCGCGCCGTGGTCGCCGACACCGCCGAGCGCGCCAAGACCGTGCGGGACGCCGTGCACCGTGAGGGGCTCGACGCCCTGGTGGGCCTCTGGACCATGGACGCCCCCGACGGCGAGCCGGGCGCCGGACTGGACGAGCTGACCCGCCTCGGGGCGGACGTCACGGAGGCCGACCTCGAGGCGCGGCGCTCCGCCACGCACCTGGCCGACCTCGCCACGATCATCTACACCTCGGGCACGACCGGCCGCCCCAAGGGGTGCGAGCTCACCCACGGGAACTTCGCGGAGCTGGTGAACCAGACCCTCTCCTCCTCGCTGGGCGAGGTCGTCACCGAGGACGCCAGCACCGTGCTGTTCATCCCGCTCGCGCATGTGTTCGCACGCTTCGTCTCGGTGCTCACCGTGGGGGCCGGCGCGCGCTGCGGGCACGTCGCGGACCTCGCGCAGCTCTCGGGCTCGCTGCAGTCCTTCCAGCCCACGTTCCTCCTGGCCGTGCCCCGCGTGTTCGAGAAGATCTACAACGCCGCACTGCTCTCCGCGCAGTCCGGGGGCAAGGGGCGGATCTTCGAGCGCGGCGCGGACATCGCGGTCCGCTACTCCAAGGCCCTGGACTCCGGGAAGGTGCCCGTGCCGCTGCGCGTCAGCCGCGCCTTCTACTCGGCGCTCATCTACCGTCGCATCCGCACCGCCATGGGCGGACGCCTGCGGTACGCGGTCTCCGGCGGCGGCCCCCTCTCCCCCGACCTCGCGCACTTCTTCCGCGGCCTGGGCGTCACCATCCTCGAGGGCTACGGCCTGACCGAGACGACGGCGCCCGTGACGGTCGGCCGTCCGGGCGGCCTGCGCATCGGCACGGTGGGTCTTCCGCTGGGCGGCAACGAGGTCCGGATCGCCGAGGACGGGGAGATCCTCACCCGCGGCACCTCGCTCATGCGCGGCTACCACAACCGTCCCGAGGCGGACGCCGAGGCCTTCGAGGACGGCTGGTTCCGCACCGGCGACTTCGGCAGCCTCGACGACGACGGCTACCTGCGCATCACGGGCCGCAAGAAGGAGATCCTCGTGACGGCCGGCGGCAAGAACGTGGCGCCGGCCCAGCTGGAGGACGCCATCCGCTCCGACGCGCTCATCTCCCAGGTGATGGTCGTGGGCGATGCGAAGCCCTTCGTCGCGGCGATCGTGACCCTCGACGCCGAGACCCTGCCCGCCTGGCTCGCCGCCCACGGCCTGCCCCGGACCCTGGATGTTGCCGCCGCCGCCCGGGAGGAGAAGGTGCGCGCCCACATCCAGGCCGCCGTGGACCGCGCCAACGCCACCGTGTCCCGCGCGGAGGGCATCCGCGAGTTCCGGATCCTGGACCGGGACTTCTCCCAGGACGAGGGCCACATGACGCCCTCGCTGAAGATGAAGCGCGCGGCCATCCTCCGCGACTTCCAGAAGGAGATCGAGGACATCTACGCGGGCGCCGCCCCCCGCCCCTGA